A genomic window from Lycium barbarum isolate Lr01 chromosome 4, ASM1917538v2, whole genome shotgun sequence includes:
- the LOC132638345 gene encoding carotenoid cleavage dioxygenase 8 homolog B, chloroplastic, producing the protein MASFASSATKIYYTKNRFDHGKDDQPYFGKVKINEKNKKNLDLKLVTNVAASQLPVIVPPPDQQVIKEEKKLAAWISVRQERWEGELIVEGELPLWLNGTYLRNGPGQWHIGNYNFRHLFDGYATLVRLHFENGRLIMGHRQIESEAYKAAKTSNKICYREFSEVPKPDNFLSYIGDMAKLLSGASLTDNANTGVVKLGDGRVVCLTETIKGSIVIDPDTLDTLGKFEFSDSLGGLIHSAHPIVTDRELLTLIPDLIYNGYVVVRMEKGSNERKFIGRVNCRGGPAPGWVHSFPVTEHYIIVPEMPLRYCAQNLLKAEPTPLYKFEWHPHSKGFMHVVCKASGNIVASVEVPLFVTFHFINAYEEKDEDGRVTAVIADCCEHSADTTILDKLRLENLRSFNGKDDVLPDARVGRFRIPLDGSPYGELEAALDPNEHGRGMDMCSMNPAYLGKKYRYAYACGAKRPCNFPNTLTKIDLFDKKAKNWYDEGAVPSEPFFVARPGATEEDDGVVISMISDKNGEGYALILDGSTFEEIARAKFPYGLPYGLHGCWVPKK; encoded by the exons ATGGCTTCTTTTGCTTCTTCAGCAACCAAAATTTACTATACTAAAAACAGGTTTGATCATGGCAAAGATGATCAACCTTATTTTGGAAAGGTGAAAATCAatgaaaaaaacaagaaaaatctGGACTTGAAATTGGTTACAAACGTTGCCGCCAGCCAATTGCCTGTGATTGTTCCACCACCAGACCAACAGGTGATTAAGGAGGAGAAGAAGCTCGCAGCATGGATTAGCGTCCGCCAAGAAAGATGGGAAGGAGAGCTCATCGTTGAAGGCGAGTTACCATTGTGGCTG AATGGCACGTACCTGAGAAATGGTCCAGGACAATGGCACATAGGGAACTACAATTTCCGGCACCTATTTGACGGCTACGCCACCTTAGTCCGACTTCACTTCGAAAACGGACGGCTAATAATGGGTCACAGGCAAATCGAATCCGAGGCATATAAAGCAGCAAAAACCAGTAACAAAATATGTTACCGAGAATTTTCAGAAGTACCTAAGCCAGACAATTTCTTATCATACATTGGTGACATGGCAAAACTACTCTCCGGTGCTTCCTTAACCGATAACGCGAATACTGGAGTCGTTAAGCTCGGTGATGGCCGAGTAGTTTGCCTAACGGAGACCATAAAAGGGTCAATAGTGATCGATCCAGACACACTCGACACGTTAGGGAAATTCGAGTTTAGTGACTCGTTAGGCGGGTTAATTCATTCAGCTCATCCAATTGTTACGGATAGGGAATTGTTGACATTGATACCAGATTTGATTTACAATGGATATGTAGTGGTGAGAATGGAAAAAGGAAGTAATGAGAGGAAGTTTATAGGGAGAGTGAATTGTAGAGGAGGACCAGCACCAGGTTGGGTCCATTCGTTTCCAGTAACGGAACATTATATTATTGTGCCGGAGATGCCGCTAAGGTATTGTGCACAAAATTTGTTAAAGGCTGAGCCCACACCACTATACAAGTTTGAGTGGCACCCTCATTCCAAAGGCTTCATGCATGTTGTGTGTAAAGCTAGTGGCAACATT GTGGCAAGTGTGGAAGTGCCATTATTCGTGACATTCCACTTCATCAATGCATACGAGGAAAAAGACGAAGATGGTAGAGTTACTGCTGTTATTGCAGATTGCTGTGAACATAGCGCCGATACCACTATCCTTGACAAGCTCCGTCTTGAGAATCTCCGCTCCTTCAACGGCAAGGACGACGTCTTGCCGGATGCAAG GGTTGGGAGATTCAGAATACCATTAGATGGGAGTCCATATGGAGAACTAGAAGCAGCATTGGACCCAAATGAACATGGAAGAGGCATGGATATGTGTAGCATGAATCCTGCTTATTTAGGCAAGAAATACAGATATGCTTATGCTTGTGGTGCTAAGAGGCCTTGTAATTTCCCAAACACCCTCACTAAG ATTGACTTGTTTGATAAAAAGGCAAAGAATTGGTATGACGAAGGTGCGGTGCCTTCTGAACCCTTTTTTGTGGCTCGACCTGGTGCAACCGAGGAAGATGATG GAGTTGTAATCTCAATGATCAGTGACAAAAATGGAGAAGGATATGCTCTAATACTGGATGGATCAACATTTGAAGAAATTGCAAGAGCAAAATTTCCTTATGGTCTTCCCTATGGGCTGCACGGTTGTTGGGTTCCAAAGAAATAG
- the LOC132635815 gene encoding probable transcriptional regulatory protein At2g25830 isoform X2 has translation MVYSSFRAFGSLICRLSNGVYLKPHHSFQSAFLLSGKISSCSWYSDKGVLPLEVQSVRKIWTFSPLCMGRRACKIAGRKTAQDLKKAKLFSKMGKEIVSAVKKGGPSPISNTALAALIEKVKELDIPKDIVERNIKRASEKGQESFIEKIYEVYGYGGVGIIIEVLTDKVNRSVAAVREVVKDCGGKMADPGSIMFKFRRARVANVKVTDVDRDQLLTIALDAGAEDIIEPSMYEYDTEPDSSERVYKVVSSAENYPVILSKLEEEGIKFEPDNGSELLPTTPIEVDDEAMELNKELMSKLLELDDVDAVYTDQKY, from the exons ATGGTGTATTCATCATTTCGAGCTTTTGGTTCACTTATCTGCAGATTGTCAAATGGGGTTTATCTTAAACCCCACCATTCTTTCCAAA GTGCTTTTTTGTTGAGTGGGAAAATTTCATCTTGTTCATGGTATTCAGATAAAGGGGTCTTGCCTTTGGAAGTTCAATCAGTGAGAAAGATTTGGACTTTCTCTCCTCTTTGTATGGGCAGGCGCGCCTGCAAAATTGCTGGCAGAAAG ACTGCTCAGGATCTTAAGAAGGCAAAGCTTTTCTCAAAAATGGGGAAGGAAATTGTTTCTGC GGTTAAGAAAGGTGGTCCCAGTCCAATATCTAATACGGCTCTTGCTGCTCTGATCGAGAAAGTTAAGGAGCTTGATATACCCAAAGACATCGTTGAGCGCAATATTAAGAGAGCTTCAGAAAAGGGACAGGAATCTTTTATAGAGAAGATCTATGAG GTGTATGGTTATGGTGGAGTTGGTATCATCATTGAGGTCTTAACCGATAAAGTAAACAGGTCAGTGGCAGCAGTTCGAGAGGTGGTGAAGGACTGTGGTGGGAAGATGGCAGATCCAGGATCCATTATGTTCAAGTTTAGACGTGCTCGGGTTGCTAATGTAAAAGTCACTGATGTAGACCGGGACCAGCTCCTAACAATTGCTTTAGATGCTGGTGCTGAAGATATCATTGAACCCTCAATGTATGAATATGATACAGAACCAGATTCATCTGAGAG GGTTTACAAAGTCGTGTCTTCAGCGGAGAACTATCCAGTAATATTATCAAAGCTAGAAGAGGAAGGAATAAAATTTGAACCTGACAACGGATCTGAGCTACTTCCTACAACTCCAATTGAG GTAGATGATGAAGCTATGGAGTTGAACAAAGAACTAATGTCCAAATTACTTGAACTTGATGATGTTGATGCTGTGTATACAGATCAAAAGTATTAG
- the LOC132635815 gene encoding probable transcriptional regulatory protein At2g25830 isoform X1, whose translation MVYSSFRAFGSLICRLSNGVYLKPHHSFQSAFLLSGKISSCSWYSDKGVLPLEVQSVRKIWTFSPLCMGRRACKIAGRKTAQDLKKAKLFSKMGKEIVSAVKKGGPSPISNTALAALIEKVKELDIPKDIVERNIKRASEKGQESFIEKIYEVYGYGGVGIIIEVLTDKVNRSVAAVREVVKDCGGKMADPGSIMFKFRRARVANVKVTDVDRDQLLTIALDAGAEDIIEPSMYEYDTEPDSSESRVYKVVSSAENYPVILSKLEEEGIKFEPDNGSELLPTTPIEVDDEAMELNKELMSKLLELDDVDAVYTDQKY comes from the exons ATGGTGTATTCATCATTTCGAGCTTTTGGTTCACTTATCTGCAGATTGTCAAATGGGGTTTATCTTAAACCCCACCATTCTTTCCAAA GTGCTTTTTTGTTGAGTGGGAAAATTTCATCTTGTTCATGGTATTCAGATAAAGGGGTCTTGCCTTTGGAAGTTCAATCAGTGAGAAAGATTTGGACTTTCTCTCCTCTTTGTATGGGCAGGCGCGCCTGCAAAATTGCTGGCAGAAAG ACTGCTCAGGATCTTAAGAAGGCAAAGCTTTTCTCAAAAATGGGGAAGGAAATTGTTTCTGC GGTTAAGAAAGGTGGTCCCAGTCCAATATCTAATACGGCTCTTGCTGCTCTGATCGAGAAAGTTAAGGAGCTTGATATACCCAAAGACATCGTTGAGCGCAATATTAAGAGAGCTTCAGAAAAGGGACAGGAATCTTTTATAGAGAAGATCTATGAG GTGTATGGTTATGGTGGAGTTGGTATCATCATTGAGGTCTTAACCGATAAAGTAAACAGGTCAGTGGCAGCAGTTCGAGAGGTGGTGAAGGACTGTGGTGGGAAGATGGCAGATCCAGGATCCATTATGTTCAAGTTTAGACGTGCTCGGGTTGCTAATGTAAAAGTCACTGATGTAGACCGGGACCAGCTCCTAACAATTGCTTTAGATGCTGGTGCTGAAGATATCATTGAACCCTCAATGTATGAATATGATACAGAACCAGATTCATCTGAGAG TAGGGTTTACAAAGTCGTGTCTTCAGCGGAGAACTATCCAGTAATATTATCAAAGCTAGAAGAGGAAGGAATAAAATTTGAACCTGACAACGGATCTGAGCTACTTCCTACAACTCCAATTGAG GTAGATGATGAAGCTATGGAGTTGAACAAAGAACTAATGTCCAAATTACTTGAACTTGATGATGTTGATGCTGTGTATACAGATCAAAAGTATTAG